The segment ACCCGCTACCAGCAGGGGGTACAAACCGATTGATATTTGCCGCGAAACGTGTCGATCGGACGACGCACTTACGGGTTCGAGTCCCGATAGCTACACCGATGGCTGCAGACCTCGAGGAGAAGACCGATCGGTACGGTGAACTGCTATCGGACGCCCTCTCGGAAGCGACCGTCGCACCCCCCGAGGGGTCGCCGATGGCCGACGCCGCCGACGAGTGCTACGAGATGGCCGAGTCCTACCTCGAGGACGGGACCCACTTCCGCGAGCAGGGCGACCTCGTGAACGCGCTGGCGTCGTTTTCCTACGGCCACGCGTGGCTCGACGCTGGCGCTCGAGTCGGCCTGTTCGACGTG is part of the Halostagnicola kamekurae genome and harbors:
- a CDS encoding DUF357 domain-containing protein; the protein is MAADLEEKTDRYGELLSDALSEATVAPPEGSPMADAADECYEMAESYLEDGTHFREQGDLVNALASFSYGHAWLDAGARVGLFDVPTEGHLFTV